DNA sequence from the Parachlamydia acanthamoebae genome:
ACACGATCACTGCCCCAATCAATCAAAAGGAAATCTACAAACGGATTTCGATCTTGCAAGCTAATCGATTGCAGAGAATTTTTGGGATTAATAGGTGTTGTTGCCAATGTTTTTTGAATCTCTTCTAATGAAAGAGGAGAAAGGCTCGCATTAAACTCTGCACTGCGACTACGTAAAACATGGCTAGTAGCTTCGAGCGTTTGCTTTTGGTTTCCTAAAGCAGCTAATTCTTGCTCTTTCGCTTCACCTAAAAATTCGCCACTTTCCGTTTTCTTTTTCTGTTCTTGAATTAAGGCTTCGCGGCGAGCTTCAGTTGTTGACTTTAGGGTTTCAACTTTCGCTAAAAATTTTTGTGTCAACTCTTTGGGATTTTCGCCATCTACTTGCATAAAGCTTGCAAACAATCTTTTGGCGATTGTGCTTTCTTTTGCAAAAGATTTATCGATATCTACGATCTCACGCGCTAAAGCTAAAATTCTTTCTTCAGCTTCTGGACTTGTGGGGCTCTCAACAATCGCTTTAACTGTCAATCCTGTTTCACTTGGACCTGCAAAGCCATGCGCAATTAAAGCTGTGCGATCATAAACAAGGTCGCGATAGCTTTTTGAGATTGTCCCATCTTCTTGATATTTGGGTGTAAATTTGAAAAGTTGATCGACTTCAGCAGGATCTAAATGAATCCCGATTTGACGAGCCACTAAAACTTCTTGAGCACCATTTAAGGAAGCTCCAGGATAAAGGCTGAGTTGCTCAGGCACAAACCCGATTAACGCTCCAGCTTGCGGAAGAAACCTTTTGAAAAGATCTGCATCTTGAGAATTTTTAAAACCTACGCGAAATAAGCGAGGATCCTCTGCTTTCAATTCAACATATTCAGGTTTTATTCCCAGCAGTTTAGAGAATGACATCAGCCAATCTTTTGACTGATCTTCCAGAGCGTTTACTCTGTCTACAATCAACACTGCAACATCGTGTGCCCGTGGGGCATCGATGGGGCTCGACAAAGGTTTGCTATAATAGAAAATTGTCGGCAAGATATTGTAGAGAGTCAGAACAATAACCGCTATGATCAAATATAATTGCCATCGTTTTTGTTTTTCCATCGCGATATGCTTCCTTCTATATTAAATTGAACGTGAAATACGTAACGTGATTAAAAGGAGAAGAATAACAAAAAAAAGTGCATTCTGTCCACTATGAACTACCAAAAAAGAGTAAACAAAGATCTTTTTTACTCTTCTAAGAAGTTTTGATATTCAAGAAGCTTTGAATGCCCAAACTGTCTAGCGCTTTTGAGTTGCAGGGAACCGCAAGCCTCCACTTCTGCTAGTGAAGCACTTGAATCTTCTAAAAAGAGAGTTCCGCCCATGCGCAATAAACTTTTTTCGTTAACCAACTGAAGAATTTTCTCACTAAAGCCTAAGGACTCCCCTTTTTTTGTAAAAAAGGAATTATATGGAGGATCGGCATAAATAATATCAAATTTTTCATGACACACAGCCGATTCTTGCAAGAAGTCAAACGCATCGTTAAAAAAGACTTGCCCGTGATCTTCTTCCCTAAAATTTTCAAGATTTTTCTGAATACATTGAATACAATAACGCTGGTTATCCACAAAGACCACTTTTTTAGCACCACGACTTAAAGCCTCTAACCCTATCGCCCCTGATCCAGCAAATAAATCCAAAAAAACAGCATCTTCGATATATAATTGGCAGATGTTGAAAAGAGCAGCTCGCAATTGACTAGAGGTGGGACGCGTTTTGTCTCCTTTAGGAGCTACAATGGTCCGATTTTTATATAAGCCTGAAATAATACGCATCTTTATTCCTCAATTGCCATCGCTTGACCCGCTAACCATGAAGTCGTCCAAGCATTTTGAAAGTTAAAACCACCCGTGACCCCATCAATATCCAAGACTTCACCTGCAAAATAAAGATGTGGACACTTGCGACTTTCCATCGTTTTAAAATTAATTTCGTCAAGATGAATGCCCCCACATGTGACGAATTCTTGCTTATACGTGCTTTTTCCTTCAATAGGATATCGATCTTCACGCAAACATTGAACAAGTCGGTTGAGGCTGGCGTTATCTACATTTACCCATTTTTTTTCAGTATCAATCTCAGCGCGCGTCAACAACACCCTCCAGAGCTGACGAGGAAGGGAAAAAGGATTTTCAGATCCTAAAGACCGACGAGGAAAATCTTTACGCCATTGCTGCAAAGTGGAAATCACCCGCTCTGCTTGAAATGCAGAAATCCAATTAATCACAAATGTGCCTTTGTAACCTTTTTGATGAAGATCGCGAGCTCCCCACGCCGAAAGTTTGAGGGCGGCAGGCCCGCTAAAACCCCAATGCGTAATCAAAAGAGGTCCAGACTGAGCTAACGAAGTGCCATCGATTTTTACTTCTGCCTGTTCGACCGAAATCCCGGCTAATTCTTTCAAAGAAAAGTTCTGTATATTAAAGGTGAATAGAGAAGGAACTGGAGGAACAATGGTATGCCCAAGCGAGGCAGCCCACTGATGAGCCAAAGGATGACTACCCGTTGCAAGTAAAAGGCGATCCGCATGTAGACATTCCCCATTACTCAAAAACAACTTAAACGCCCCCTCTTCACGCTCAATCCGCTCAATGCCTGATTCAAGTTTAACGTTGACTTTCGCTTTGCGTGCTTCTTGCGTTAAACAATCAATAATCGTTTGAGAAGTATCTGTGATAGGAAACATCCGCCCATCTTCTTCTGTCTTTAAAATCACCCCCCGCCTTTCAAACCACTCAATCGTATCGCGGGGTTGAAAACGATGAAAAGGACCTAATAAAGCCTTATTCCCTCTAGGATAGTTTTTAACAAGTTGAGCAGGCTCAAAACAAGAATGGGTGACATTACATCTTCCACCACCTGAAACACGCACTTTCGCTAAAACTTGCCTTGTTTTCTCAAGAATAGTCACCTGCGCCAAAGGATTTTTTTGCGCACACGCAATCGCTCCAAAAAATCCGGCAGCCCCGCCACCTATTACCACACAATTTAAAGACATACTAAATTCCACAAAATAAAAGAGAAAAGTATAGAATAACGAAGCATTTTATCCAAGATTTAGAAGAGGACACCTAAAAATGTGATGACACCTTTAAGCTATAATAAAAGCTTTTTAGAGCGGTCACGACACCCGATTCAGTTGATTGATTTTTTCTTCTAAGACAAGAAGTTCATCTATCACTTGCTTGAGGTTAGAAAAAAAGACAAAATAATTTTCAACATCTGCGAAATTGAACTGACGAGTTGCACGGGTTGTCCGAAAGCGTTCGAGATCCACACTTAATTCATGCACCGTCATTTGCAATTGAGGCAAAGACTCGGCTTTTTCACCCGTCAACAAAGCGCGTGAAAGTTCATGAAAAACAACTTCTGTGAGGTTAGCTGTTTGCGTAAGATAGCTCGTTAATTCACTATCTAAAATACGCCGCAGCTGGAATTTGCGAAAGGCATGCATTTCTAAAACCTTATGAAAAAGCCTTTCCGCATCATCGATCAAATTCTCCCATTGATCCGTACTTGAGGCCTTGATCAATAGTTCCAGCTTTGATTCACTCAAGAATTTACGACTTTCCACGATCAGATTATCCCCTTCATCCAGGGTCTTGCGATAAGCCAAATTAAATTCTTCTAGTTCCCCATCCATACTAAGAAGCATACGATAGAGCTTTCCACTCAAATTCAAAAGCTGAGACATCTTTTGCCGAAGCATCTGTGTTGCTTCAGAGGGCCACAGTGTATGCGCGATGACAACCGCAATTAAAATTCCTAAAGCCGAATCCATGAATCGAAAAAATGCAAATGTCCAGGGACTTATCTCGGGGGAAAGCCCCCATAAAATCATGACAACAGAAAGAGACATGCAGGCAATCCGAATACTATCTTTCAAATTTAAAAAAGACAGCAGGCAAACTGTCAAAATGACAGATCCCCCCAATGTTAAAGGATGCGCCCCAAAAAAAGATGTGCAAACACCTCCAATAAGCGATCCAATAAAAACCCCTAAAAAACGCTCCCAAGCAGCTTTATAGGTCCCCCCTAGATGCGATTGCAACACGACAAAAGCAGACAGCACGCACCATGTCCCACTGACAAGTGTATCCGGATGAGCCATCGCTTTGCTGAACCACACCCCCAAGAACCAACTGAGCGCGGCAGCTATTCCACCGCGAATGGCAACTTTGATCTCGATTCGATCTAGGAAATTTTTCCCTTTTTTTAGCCCTCTTTTGATCCATGAAGCTAAAGAGAAAGGCTTTTCTTTAGAGATATTAGACTCTTGCATGGGATGGCTGTCCATTAGTTGCGAGATGCTTTAATTTTTGCTTAAAAACACACTTATACAATTCCACCTTACTATTGATAAGAGCCTCCAGCTCACCTTTTTTCCCTAAACATTGCGATTTGACAATTGGAGTTTTATTTTTCCTATTATTCCACACAAAGGCAGCCTTTCGGACAAACTCTTCCAATTCTTCTTTCTCCCATATATTTCGCAATTGCCTATCTTCCTCCGACTCTGCTTCCTGCCCACTACACTCAAGATCCCATTCTTGCTCACTCCATAGGGGATCGTTTAAAATCACATTGCTTGGGGAATAAAGCATTTTGGCTGTATTTAACCCGCTTATCACTTTCTCAATCATCGCTTTTGCATCTTTATGATCACTATAGGTCTTTTTTCGATACTTTCTAAGACCACATATAGCCATTTCAAAAATGCGTTCAATTTCAGGAAAATCTCGAGGATTATAAAGTTTAGCGACCAACCTGCCATCGGCGATCAACTTTTTCAAATCTTTGTAGCTGCTTCCATCACGCATCCGCGCAAACGATTGCCCAACACATGGTCGCATTAAATGCAGACGGTTTCGACTAAACTCAATTTTAATTCCACTTTCTTCATAGTAAAGAAGAGCTGCTTGAACTAGATCCGTCAAGGGATGAGTTGCTTGTTCAACAATACGATCTTGAGGTTGCAGTGAGCTGAAAGGATTCCACATCGCTTATTCCTTTTATTAAAGAAGACTGTTCTGTTTGAAACATAATCAGGAAAAGGAATAAGCGCAATTAAATTAACAAAAAGCCATCTACCACTTCACTACAGGAGGTAATGAGCAAAGAATAGCTTCAGGATTGCCTCCCGATTGAAATCCAAATTTCGTACCTCGGTCATACAAGAGATTAAATTCCACATAATGACCCCGCTTCTTGAGCTGAACTTCTTTTTCTTCGTCAGAGAAGGGCTGATGCACGCGCTTTTCTAAAACAGGCATGAGGGCTTTTGTAAACGTTTCTCCCACATCTTTCCACATGGAAAAATCATGAGAAACATCACCTGTGTTGTAATGATCAAAGAAAATGCCCCCCACCCCTCTTTCTATCTGCATATGAGGAATGTAAAAGTAGTCGCGAGCATTTTGAGAAAACAGCGGATACAGATGAGTTCCATGCTGATCTAATGTTTCTCGAGCAACAGAGTGAAAATGGAGAGTATCTTCTTCATAAGGAAACCCCATGGGAGTTAAATCATATCCCCCACCAAACCAAGCGCGATTGGCCGTTTCGATATAGCGAACATTCATATGAGCTGTGGGGGCATGGGGATTGCTCATATGCGTAATCAAACTCACACCCGTCGCAAAGAAAGGACCTTCGTCATCATTCATCGGGAATTTTTCCCCCCAGACCCCTGACCAATTGACCGCTGCTTTTTCAAAGACCTTTCCACGAAGAACAGAGATTTCGCCTCCCCCTCCACCCGAATGATAGGGCCATGGCTTTCGCTCAAACGTTTTCCCATCCTCAAGCTTTTCAAAAGCCTGAATAATCGTGTCTCGCAACTGTTTGAGATAGCAGATGACTTCCTGCCGAAAACCGAATGTTTCTTGTGATTTTTCTAATAAGCATTCAGTATTCAACATCATCTTTCACCTCTTCACTTGTTAGGTTTGAATATATTTTCGATTTACGCCTTCAAAAAATTCGTTTTTTAAAGCTTCATGCGTATCAAACGCTCCTCTCAGCACATTTGTGATCGTGTGGCTGTTCTCATCTTCGATTCCACGCGCGATCACACAAAAATGTTGGGCTGAAATGGAAACCGCCACATCTTGAGTATCCATGAGCGTGCATAAACTATCCGCAATTTGCGCTCCCAATCTTTCCTGCACCTGAGGACGACGAGCAAAAAACCGTACGATGCGAGGAATTTTGGATAATCCAATTAACTTACCATTCGGAATATATGCCACATGCGCTGTTCCAAACATAGGCACAAAATGATGCTCGCAGAAACTATGAAACTTGACTTTCACAAGCACCATATTCGCTCTTTCATCATGCTGATACTGATCTTCAATAAAACTCACTCGAGGAAATTCATTGAGATCAAGCCCTGAAAAAACCTCCTCAACATACATTCTAGCTACTCTCTCGGGGGTTCTTGCAAGAGATCCATCCGTTAGATCAAGATCCAATGCTAGCATAATGTCCCGAAATTTATCAGCAATAAATGCGATCTTTTCTTGCTTAGACATCGGATTTTTTTTGGCTTTAATGGGAGATGGATAACGGGTAATAGCCGCGCGTTTAGCAACAGCTTGGCTCACTTCAAACTCTTCGTGAGAAAGTTGCGGCTTATTTTTTTTACTCTTCGTCATGGTGGATCCTTAATTTTTTTTGCCTACGAATCTCCCCAGCAGCAATTGCGAATGCGTTAGCGACGTTCAAAGAATTTTTTCTTCCACAAAGGGGAATTTGGAGGAGAAAATCAGCTTGTTTTAAGGTGGCTTCCGAACACCCATATTCTTCATTCCCTAAAACGAGAGAAAAAACCTCTGGGAAAACAAAGTCGTAAATGGAAATGGCACAAGGACTTGTTTCAAGGGCAATGATAGGCTTGGGCAAATCTGTGAGAGGAATATCCTTAAAACATGTTACCCATTCAGAAGTCCCCATGGCGGTTTTTTGCACCTGAGAATGCTCGACACATGGAGTTTCCGGCGAAAAATAAAGAGAGCCAAGAGAAAAGGCCTCCACCGTGCGAATGATACTCCCCACATTAAAGGCTGAGCGAATGCTATCCAAATAAATGGCAATGGAACCTGGCTCCTCTAATACAACATCTCGATCTTGATGCGTAATCACAGGAAGCAGGTTCCATTCCTTCAAAGACATTTTGGCTTTTTTAAGATGCAAATGAAATTGGTTAACAAGGCTTTTGGAATCATCCAATACCAGCAAATTCCCATCCATCCAATCTTGCAATGTTTGATAGACCCCTAAAAGTTTCTCTCGTTCTTTTTTCTCTACTTTTTGTTCGTAAAGAAAGCGGATTAACTCCGCGCACTTTTTATGCTGCCTTTCTATCGGCAAACTGAGAAACTTTCTTTTTGTAAAATCAAACATGCCACACAACACTTAGGAAGATTTTGTCCTTTCTTCTTTAGCAATCAGATATTCATCTAAAGGCCCATCGAAGAAATGAACTCCATCCGCTTCAAAAGAAATGATTTTTTTTGCCACGTTGGAAATTAAATCGCGGTCATGGCTCACAACAATCACAGTTCCTTTATATTCTTCAAGCCCCCATGCCAAAGCAGAAACAGCTTCCAAATCTAAGTGGTTGTTGGGTTCATCAAGCAGCAATACGTTGTGCTCAGATAGCATCATACCGGCGATAATTAAGCGTGCTGTTTCCCCTCCGGAGAGGGCGGCAACAGACTTAAACGCATCATCCCCACCAAAAAGCATTTTCCCCATGACACTGCGGATATCCTGGTCATAGATGCCTGGCTTTCTCTCTTTCAGCCATTCAAATGCTGTAATCGTGCCTTTTTTCTCCACAATTTCACTGTGATTTTGTGGGAAATAACCAATTTGGACATTGTGACCTAATTCAACCTTGCCAGAATCTGGCTGCAATAATCCAGTCAGAAGCTTTAGCAATGTCGTTTTACCACGACCATTATTTCCGATAATGCCGATTTTGTCTCCCCGCTCAATTTCAAAATTGAAATCTTTCACCACAGGATGATCATAAGCTTTAGAAGCGTGATCGGACTTAATCACGATTTTTCCAGGCGCCTTCTCTGTCGGAATGAACCGGATATAAGGGCGCTGGATATTCGATTTTTTTAGATCTTGAGGTTGCAAGCGGTCAATTTCACGCAGACGTGATTGCACCTGGCTTGCCCGTGTACCCGCTCCAAAACGTGCAACAAACTCTCTTAATTGAGAAATCTTCTTCTCTTTAGATTTCGCATCTTGGTCAGCACGCTCACGCACAGCCGTTTTAGCAACAATCATGTCATCATAGTTTCCTGGGTAGACAATAATCGTGTCGTAATCGATGTCGGCGATATCTGTCGTAACCGAGTTTAAGAAGTGGCGGTCGTGGCTGATGACAATTAGTGTACCCTTGTAATTTTTCAAGAAAGTTTCTAACCAGCCGATCGACTCCAAATCCAAGTGGTTAGTCGGTTCGTCAAGAAGTAATGCTTCAGGATTTCCAAACAACGATTGGCATAATAAGACACGGAACTGAAGATCCGTCGGAATTTCATGCATTTTTTTCGTGAAAATGTCAGACGGAAGACCCATTCCAGAAAGCAAAACTTCTGCGTTGGCATCTGCTGAATAGCCATCTTCTTCAGCGATGATCCCTTCAAGATCCCCTAAACGCATTCCGACATCATCCGTCATTTCGACTTCATACAGGGCATCCCGTTCTTTCATGGCATCCCACAAGCGGGAATTTCCTGAAACAACCACATCCAATACGACAAAGTCTTTAAATTCTTCAATATTTTGACGGAGAATGCCCACATGATCAGGCAAAGTGACAGTTCCACTTGTAGGCTCTTCAAAGCCCATCACAATTTTTAAAAGAGTGGATTTTCCAGCACCATTTGGTCCTGTTAAACCATATCGACGCCCTTTGTTGAACGTGATTGTCACATCATCAAATAAAACACGGCTACCAAAACTTTTCGAGATCTTATTAAGAGTAATCATAAATTTAAATTTTACCAAGAATTCAAGAGTTAAAATACAATCACTTTACCAAAAAAAAGAGAAAGAAGAAAGGAAAATAATCGAACCGAAGAGGAGCCAACACACAGGCAAATTGAGTAGAAAATGCTTTAATCCATTCCTTCAAGGAGCCCACTCTTTTCTAATTCCTTTTTAGATGCGAGCGGAAATGAAATTTCTAAGTGGTGTGATTGATCATTGAACCAGTATGCCATAATATTCTTTAAGATTTTAAAATACACGTCTCTATCTTTGCCGCTTACAAATTAAAAATAGCGGGCTAATGGTCCGATTTTATAGGGGCAATTCTTCTCTAAAGGACCCAATTTTATCACAATTAAAGAAGGAAAAATTGATCTTATAAAAGAAATTGTGGGAAAAAAACTTTGGAAAACACTGATCGGAAAAGATGAAAATCGCGCAATGCACTCTCTTATTAAAACCGGCTATGCTAACCAACTACTTTTTTTTGCTCATCGGGGATTGGGTTTGATAAGCGGTCTAAATTCTAAAAGAGAAAACTTACTCCTAACAGCTATAAAGTCAAAGCAAAAGGAGGGAATTGACATTAGCTTAAAATTTGGAAATCATCCGGGTCAATATGGCGTTTACAAAACCTTTCGCTTTAATGCCCTATCTTTACTTGTCTACACCGGTTATATAGAAGGCCTAGACCAACTAGTAAAAACACTAAAAGAACTTCGACAGCTTCATAAGCTAGACTTTCACCAAATGACAAGCCAGTTGGGAAGCCTTTTACACGTAGCCATCTGGGCAGGTCAATCCACTATGCTGCAACATCTTTTACAAGTCTATTATGAACAAACTTATCCACTACTAGATGTAGAGAATCATGAAGGAAAAACACCGTTGATTCTCGCTGCTTCCACAGGTGATATTTATTCGTTAAAAATATTACTATCAAAAGGAGCTGATATAGAAAAAAGGGATTTTTTAGGTCAAACAGCGATGCATCACGCCGTTAAGAATGGACAAGTCCGTATAATAGCATTTTTATGTCATGCGGGTGCGAAACTAAATACATGTGACCATCAAGGACAAAATCCTCATGCATATAGCAATGATAAATTTATTAAAAATTTATTGATTAATCATTACGAATTTTTCCTCAAAGGATCCACAAACAAATTCATAGATTATCTTGACCAAAAACCATTTCATGCTATTTCCCAAGGAGGAGGAGCAAAAGGCGTCGTGTATATTGGTGTCACAAAGGCTATGGAAGAGCTTGGATTATTTGAAGAAATGAGAAGATTTGCAGGAACATCTGCAGGTGCTTTGTTAGCTCTTTTTCTAGCTATTGGATTCAATACTCAAATGCTAGAAGAAACTTTGAAGAACATTCTTACCAATGAAGCATTAAAGAGATTACTCGGACTTATTACCTTTGATTTAGAAGAGGAAGACAAAAAAAAATTTAGATAATTTTACAGCTTCCATAAAAAAAAATATCCTAGGAATAAAAAAAGTAGGTATTGGATTATTAAAATTATTTGCCATCCTAGCGGGACAGAGAACTGGATGGGCTGATGGTGTAGAATTAAAAAATTGGCTTAATGAAATCATAATCCTGCAGACAGGAATTGTAAATTGCACGTTTGGTGAATTTGCCGATCTTGTAGAAAAAGGAGAAATAAATAAGAAAAGCGCGAGGCCATTCAAGCATCTGCATGTTCTCACAACAGACCTAAATACCTCCTCATTGCTTCAATTAAATTCTGAACAAAAAAAATGGGAAAACTTTCTTATCGCCGATGCTGTGGTAGCATCTTCAGCTTTTCCTTTGTTGATTGCCCTTCAAAAAATGAGAGAAAAAGTTAATGGAAAACTTATTGTGAATCCCAAATATCAATGCACAGATGGTGGTTTTTTAGCTAATTTGCCAGACGAAATTTTTGATCGAGTGGAGAAAAGTGGATGGCTAGATTCTGAAACAGCTGTTCCTCAATTTAATAGACGCACAATCGCTTTTTGCTTCGAGCAATCACCAATTCCCCCTACCACAGACACTTCTTCAGCCTATACTTTTCTTTTAAGAGTTTTAAAACGGGTTTATCGTAAACCAGAAAGACTGAGAAAGCAAATTATGCCAAATAGGTATGAAACAAGATTAGTCAGAATTAGTAATGGTAAAATTCACACAACAGAATTTAATGCTCCCCAAGAAAAAATACAAGCTGCTATAGATGCAGCTTATACTTCAACCAAAGTATTTTTTGAAGAAAGAGAAGCTTATCTTGGGGACATTTAATAAGAAACATATGAGTAAAGTAGACGTTCATCTTGGAAGTCTACTTTATAAATTTTTATCTTAAAATTTTACTCCTAAGTTTTTTTTGATACTTGATTAAGTTTATCAAAAATAGACTTTCTATATTCTTTATGAATGATCATATTTGCAACCTTGAAAGCTTCATCAAGGCGACCAGCACCTGCAAATCCTTGAGAAAGAGCAGAAAGCGCATTATCATAATAATAATGTGTATATTTTTGTTCCTCAGAAAATTTAGAAATAATTTCTAGGGTTTCTTCTAACCTGCCCAAACTTGATAAAACAATCACAATCTCCAAAAAAATGGAATTTTGAGCCGTATGACGCAAATAATCACCTGCAATCTTCTCCGCCTCTTTAAAATCTTGATGCTCGATGCATACTTGAGCAATATCTTTATAGACCTGTTCCATAAGCATCTGATTAGAAATTGTTGAAGCTACTTTTAATGATGCTTCAAGCTTCTTATTTTTCACTAAGGCAAGTGACACTAGATTTCGTAGATAATTTTTTCTATCTTCTGTAGTGATCAATATTATCACTTGTAAAGCTAAATCTGTATCGCCGAAATTTACCGCACATGTTCCAAGGATTGTATACGCATCATCTTTATACTTAGTCCCCTCTATTGCATTTATGATTCTTAACGCTTGCGGAAATTGTGAAGGATCAGCTTGCTTACGAACTAAGTCACACAAATATTTCTTTAGATCATCATCTTGCTGAGTCATTCTTCCAAGCAACGCAAGAGTTTCTTCGACTCGTTGCATAAAAGCAAATGCCTCCACTGCATTTTTAAGTTGAATATGATCATTTGGAAATTTTTTCAATAATTCGAAAGCTTTTTCATATTGTTCTAAATGAATCAAATGATCTATCAAGAACGAATAAATATCGTCATCACCAGCCGGGATCAAATTGAATATGTCAACGGTTTGGTCCCATAATTTTTCTTTTACAAGCTTGGTTATATAGATCAGTAGATATTGTTTTTTTTGAAACATTACCTCTAGGGGAAAAACATCGTCAAAAATACCATTAAACATCCAAGGTATCTCTACCTTGGCTACTAATTTTTGAAACTCTTTTGCTCTCCCATCCAGTCCTAAAAGGATTTTGATTTTTACTCGTTCATGGAAAAGAAGAGTTTTAAGCTGAAAAAGAGTTGTAGCCCGACTGAACAAGAAATTCTCTTTTCTTTCTTGCAAATATTGCAACTCTTCATGGTGTAAGGAAAAAGAGGCACTCATTAAGGCATCAATGAAATTTTTAAATTTTTCTGACTCTTGTTTCTTCGCGGCATAAAAAATTCTTTCACCCAATGCACTACATACCGATGCACAAGATTCATAGTCTTTTGAATCCATGTTA
Encoded proteins:
- a CDS encoding ABC-F family ATP-binding cassette domain-containing protein, whose product is MITLNKISKSFGSRVLFDDVTITFNKGRRYGLTGPNGAGKSTLLKIVMGFEEPTSGTVTLPDHVGILRQNIEEFKDFVVLDVVVSGNSRLWDAMKERDALYEVEMTDDVGMRLGDLEGIIAEEDGYSADANAEVLLSGMGLPSDIFTKKMHEIPTDLQFRVLLCQSLFGNPEALLLDEPTNHLDLESIGWLETFLKNYKGTLIVISHDRHFLNSVTTDIADIDYDTIIVYPGNYDDMIVAKTAVRERADQDAKSKEKKISQLREFVARFGAGTRASQVQSRLREIDRLQPQDLKKSNIQRPYIRFIPTEKAPGKIVIKSDHASKAYDHPVVKDFNFEIERGDKIGIIGNNGRGKTTLLKLLTGLLQPDSGKVELGHNVQIGYFPQNHSEIVEKKGTITAFEWLKERKPGIYDQDIRSVMGKMLFGGDDAFKSVAALSGGETARLIIAGMMLSEHNVLLLDEPNNHLDLEAVSALAWGLEEYKGTVIVVSHDRDLISNVAKKIISFEADGVHFFDGPLDEYLIAKEERTKSS
- a CDS encoding TrmH family RNA methyltransferase — protein: MFDFTKRKFLSLPIERQHKKCAELIRFLYEQKVEKKEREKLLGVYQTLQDWMDGNLLVLDDSKSLVNQFHLHLKKAKMSLKEWNLLPVITHQDRDVVLEEPGSIAIYLDSIRSAFNVGSIIRTVEAFSLGSLYFSPETPCVEHSQVQKTAMGTSEWVTCFKDIPLTDLPKPIIALETSPCAISIYDFVFPEVFSLVLGNEEYGCSEATLKQADFLLQIPLCGRKNSLNVANAFAIAAGEIRRQKKLRIHHDEE
- a CDS encoding FUSC family protein; the protein is MQESNISKEKPFSLASWIKRGLKKGKNFLDRIEIKVAIRGGIAAALSWFLGVWFSKAMAHPDTLVSGTWCVLSAFVVLQSHLGGTYKAAWERFLGVFIGSLIGGVCTSFFGAHPLTLGGSVILTVCLLSFLNLKDSIRIACMSLSVVMILWGLSPEISPWTFAFFRFMDSALGILIAVVIAHTLWPSEATQMLRQKMSQLLNLSGKLYRMLLSMDGELEEFNLAYRKTLDEGDNLIVESRKFLSESKLELLIKASSTDQWENLIDDAERLFHKVLEMHAFRKFQLRRILDSELTSYLTQTANLTEVVFHELSRALLTGEKAESLPQLQMTVHELSVDLERFRTTRATRQFNFADVENYFVFFSNLKQVIDELLVLEEKINQLNRVS
- a CDS encoding ankyrin repeat domain-containing protein, translating into MGKKLWKTLIGKDENRAMHSLIKTGYANQLLFFAHRGLGLISGLNSKRENLLLTAIKSKQKEGIDISLKFGNHPGQYGVYKTFRFNALSLLVYTGYIEGLDQLVKTLKELRQLHKLDFHQMTSQLGSLLHVAIWAGQSTMLQHLLQVYYEQTYPLLDVENHEGKTPLILAASTGDIYSLKILLSKGADIEKRDFLGQTAMHHAVKNGQVRIIAFLCHAGAKLNTCDHQGQNPHAYSNDKFIKNLLINHYEFFLKGSTNKFIDYLDQKPFHAISQGGGAKGVVYIGVTKAMEELGLFEEMRRFAGTSAGALLALFLAIGFNTQMLEETLKNILTNEALKRLLGLITFDLEEEDKKKFR
- the rsmD gene encoding 16S rRNA (guanine(966)-N(2))-methyltransferase RsmD, whose product is MRIISGLYKNRTIVAPKGDKTRPTSSQLRAALFNICQLYIEDAVFLDLFAGSGAIGLEALSRGAKKVVFVDNQRYCIQCIQKNLENFREEDHGQVFFNDAFDFLQESAVCHEKFDIIYADPPYNSFFTKKGESLGFSEKILQLVNEKSLLRMGGTLFLEDSSASLAEVEACGSLQLKSARQFGHSKLLEYQNFLEE
- the hemF gene encoding oxygen-dependent coproporphyrinogen oxidase, whose translation is MLNTECLLEKSQETFGFRQEVICYLKQLRDTIIQAFEKLEDGKTFERKPWPYHSGGGGGEISVLRGKVFEKAAVNWSGVWGEKFPMNDDEGPFFATGVSLITHMSNPHAPTAHMNVRYIETANRAWFGGGYDLTPMGFPYEEDTLHFHSVARETLDQHGTHLYPLFSQNARDYFYIPHMQIERGVGGIFFDHYNTGDVSHDFSMWKDVGETFTKALMPVLEKRVHQPFSDEEKEVQLKKRGHYVEFNLLYDRGTKFGFQSGGNPEAILCSLPPVVKW
- the folE gene encoding GTP cyclohydrolase I FolE, whose product is MTKSKKNKPQLSHEEFEVSQAVAKRAAITRYPSPIKAKKNPMSKQEKIAFIADKFRDIMLALDLDLTDGSLARTPERVARMYVEEVFSGLDLNEFPRVSFIEDQYQHDERANMVLVKVKFHSFCEHHFVPMFGTAHVAYIPNGKLIGLSKIPRIVRFFARRPQVQERLGAQIADSLCTLMDTQDVAVSISAQHFCVIARGIEDENSHTITNVLRGAFDTHEALKNEFFEGVNRKYIQT
- a CDS encoding NAD(P)/FAD-dependent oxidoreductase, with translation MSLNCVVIGGGAAGFFGAIACAQKNPLAQVTILEKTRQVLAKVRVSGGGRCNVTHSCFEPAQLVKNYPRGNKALLGPFHRFQPRDTIEWFERRGVILKTEEDGRMFPITDTSQTIIDCLTQEARKAKVNVKLESGIERIEREEGAFKLFLSNGECLHADRLLLATGSHPLAHQWAASLGHTIVPPVPSLFTFNIQNFSLKELAGISVEQAEVKIDGTSLAQSGPLLITHWGFSGPAALKLSAWGARDLHQKGYKGTFVINWISAFQAERVISTLQQWRKDFPRRSLGSENPFSLPRQLWRVLLTRAEIDTEKKWVNVDNASLNRLVQCLREDRYPIEGKSTYKQEFVTCGGIHLDEINFKTMESRKCPHLYFAGEVLDIDGVTGGFNFQNAWTTSWLAGQAMAIEE